A segment of the Acetobacteroides hydrogenigenes genome:
TCGTCCATATCCCTACAAGCCGCAACAGATGGTTTTCTATATAAGGCATTATCATCTATAACCATTTTAGCATCCACCGCAATTATACGCCCATCTGCAGCCTTCAGTAACGGATTAACCTCAACTAACGAAGCATCTGAACTAAGATATGCATCGTATGCTGCCTTCAAAAAATTCGCAAAGTATTTAATCGTATCTCCTGATAATCCTAACTTAAATGCAATCTTTCTAATTTGGTAATCCTGAAGTCCTATAGGTTCTATAATCTCTTTAAATATGCGCTCAGGCGACCTGCTTGCAACCTCTTCTATATCCACCCCTCCTTCTGTAGAGTATACTACTACATTTTTTCTTTCTTTTCTATCTAAGAGGATAGAAAGGTATAGCTCTTTTAAAGGATCTTCCCCTTTAAAGTAAACATCCTCGGTAACTAGAACTTTACTAACCCTCTTCCCTTCGGGCCCGGTTTGATGTGTTATCAGCTGCATTCCAATCATTGCATTTGCAAGCTCACGCACCTCCTCAATCGATTTTGCGACCTTAACACCACCACCTTTACCACGACCACCTGCATGAATTTGAGCCTTAACAACCCAATACTTCGAATTAGAAACTTGCTCTATTTTTAATGCAGCCTCTTGGGCCTCATTGGGCGTACTTGCAAGTATACCATACGGAACTGCAACGCCATGCTTGCAAAGAATTTCTTTCGCCTGATATTCGTGTAAGTTCATAAAGATAAAAGTTTAGAGTGGTTTAATGCTAAGTTGTTATATCTTTACCCCTCTTTTATGGTAACCATGAGAAAGTTAGAAGTACACGAATTAAACAGATTAGATCTTGAAGAGTTCAAAAGGGC
Coding sequences within it:
- the sucC gene encoding ADP-forming succinate--CoA ligase subunit beta is translated as MNLHEYQAKEILCKHGVAVPYGILASTPNEAQEAALKIEQVSNSKYWVVKAQIHAGGRGKGGGVKVAKSIEEVRELANAMIGMQLITHQTGPEGKRVSKVLVTEDVYFKGEDPLKELYLSILLDRKERKNVVVYSTEGGVDIEEVASRSPERIFKEIIEPIGLQDYQIRKIAFKLGLSGDTIKYFANFLKAAYDAYLSSDASLVEVNPLLKAADGRIIAVDAKMVIDDNALYRKPSVAACRDMDEEDPYEVEASACNLNFIKLDGDVGCMVNGAGLAMATMDIIKHSGGAPANFLDVGGGANATSVEAGFRIILKDPNVKAILVNIFGGIVRCDRVALGIVSAYKEIGSVGIPVIVRLQGTNAVDGKRILDESGLKVQAAISLLDAANLVKYAVV